The genomic window CGAATGCCGTGGTGACGGATGATGTGCCCGAAGGCGCCACGATGATCGGCCTCAAGGCCCGCAGTACGCTGGTCCCGGCAGAGGACTGGCTGAAGGAATTCATCCCCTACGGCACGCCCTGCGACGATCCATGCGCCGAAACCAGCGGTCCGGCGCGCGATTGCCTCGAGAAGCTGGAAGCCGAACTCAAGACCCTGCGCGAGGAAGTCGCAGCCCTGCGCGCCGAGCGTGAACCTGCACAGCGGAGCGGGACGGACGATTGATGAATTTCCTCGGTGACAAGGTCGTCGCCTTTCCCGGTCGCAAGCCGCTGCAAGTGGGGTTCACCCGCGAGGAACTGACCCGCATCCTCGACCTCTATGGCCGCATGGTCGCAGCCGGCCAGTGGCGCGATTATGCGATGGATTTCAATCGCGACATGGCGAGTTTCGCAGCCTTTCGCAGGACCGCCGAACGCCCGCAGGCGCGCATCGAGAAACGGCCTGCCCTGCGCGCCAAGCAGGGCATGTGGACGCTCTATGGCGAGCACGGACAGATCCTGAAGCGCGGCCACGAGTTGGCAGGCGTCATGGCCCCGGTCGAACGGCGGCTCATGAAAGCGGTCGACGACTAGGGACGCCCAGCCGCTTCCATCACCTGCGATAGAGAAACGCCGTTGTGATGATCGAAGGGAAGATCAGGCCCTTGAGATAGGAAAGCGGATGACGCCCGACGGTGAAATCGGCGGTGATCGGTCCGAAATGGGCCCAGTAATGCGTTGCGATCAGGCATCCAATGCTCAGCCACATCATCCAGAGAGCGAAGCGCTTCCCGAGCAAGACGATGGACAGGCTGACGATGATCGCTGCCCGCAACACGCCTTGTATGCCATTGTAGAACGGGCCGCTGGCCGGATCGTGCGAGTTGCTGAAATCGGCCAGCATCGTGGTGTGATAGAAAATCAGCAGGCCGGCGAGCACGAGTATCACGAGACTCTGGAAGAGGCGAAGTGGGCCTTCCCTTGCGGCCGACAGGATGTGCATTCGCTTTCCCTCCACTCTTGAAAAAAGGCCCGCGTCGAAACGCGGGCCTTCTCTTGTCCAGTACCGGGCCGGTCAGGCCGTGGCAGGCAGCCTTGTCTTGAGGTCGGCCGGCAGGCCTTTCACCACGGCGCGGCGGATCGGGGTCCACAGTGCCGAGAGAGTAAGCAGCGCCGAACCGATGACAAGGGCCGTAAGCGCGAAGTTCAGCTCCACCGCGCCGAACTCCCTGAACAGGAAGGTCAGGGCGATCAGCACGTAGGCGAGAGCCGAGACGAGCAGCGCACGGCGGTCGACGGCAAGGGCGACGAGGCCGAAGCCGATATAGACCATCAGCACCAGCACGGCGGCAAGGGCGCCGATATTCTCGCCCTCGGTGACGCCGATCAGGGCGAAGATCGGGTGGGCGATCATCGGTGCGGCAAGCAGGTGAAGCCAGAAGGCTACATCACTGCGGCGCGTCTCGCGGGTGGGATCGCTCATGTCCCAGCGCATGGCGAAGCCGAAGATGACGAGGCCGACCGCAAACACGAGGCCGAGGATGATGTTTTCGATATTCGCCGTGTCCGGACCGATCGCCGCGACGATCAGCGCGATGGCTGTACCGGCCAGTGCGGCGGTACCTGCAGCAATGGTGATCGGCACCATGAACCGTTTCCAGTGCAGCCAGGCCGCACCGGCGGTGAGCAGGCCGGAACCGGCGAGCAGCAGCATGCCGAGCGTATCGTTGGGCGCCACATCGTTCAGCGTAGCGATGATCAGGCCGACGAAGGTGAGGAATGTACCCATCACGAAGGCGAGCAGCAGGATGATGCTGGGCAGCGCCATCCGGCGCTTGGCGGTGAAGAATTCGGCCAGCATCCAGGCCGTGCCGGCAACCAGCGCCGCCGAAACGGGTGAAGGGCCGTCATTGCTCGACCAGATGGCGTCGCCGATGGCCGCCATGGCAACCAGCATGATTACGACGCCGATGCTGACGAAGATGTCGTTGAAGCCGGTGATGAGGCGGAAATGTTCCGCATCTGCCGGCACTGCGTCGCGGCTGGATGCGACATGGGCGCGCAGGGCATCTGCCGCGTCCTTGCTGATGGCACCCGCAGCGACGGCGGAGTTCAAGTCTTCCTGGCTATACATAAGCCGTTCTCCCCGTTGAGAATGGCAGAGGTATAGCTATGGTGTATTAATACGTCAATACGCCTCGATTTTCAGGTTCCGATAATGGTGACCGTGGGCCGCGCCGGCGCGGCATCCGCGAGGGCGCTTGTATCGACCTGCGGCAGGTATTCGGCCTGCGCAGCGGTGATGGAGCGGGTCAACCTGCCGAAAAGCCACGCCGATCCCAGCAACAGGACCAGAGCGAATGCGATGATCGTGAACTCCATCCATATCGGCGTCATGATGACGAGATTGGTCCCCACGTCGAGCGCGAATTTCACGATCATGGCGCTGAAGATGAGCATGCCGACCATCATCGCGGTCCACCATGCAGTGACGTCCTCGACCGGGCTGTGGGCGAAGTCTTCCTCTTCCCCGTGACTGCGGTTGTGCAGTTCGCGCATCGATTCAAACGGCAGGGACAGGTTGGCGACCGGGATGAGATAGGCCGCAGTGGCAAGCGCAGGACTGTATTTGCTCTTGATTCCGACCTGCGCCAGATTGCTGTTGGCGCGAAACACCCAGAACAGCGCTGCGCCGACGAATACCAGTCCTGACAGGAGCAATACGATAAGGCTGATCAACCCGGGCGCGTCGGGCTTCATCGAATCCTCGGACGGCATGAAACGCCCCTGGATGAAAAAGGCACTGCTCGAGCGGTTGTATTGCTGATCGATCGCGCGTTGCTGAAGCTGGTAGCCGTAATAGGTGTTCTGCCGGCTCAGCTCCTCGATTTCGGCGATCCGCTCGTATTCCTGCTTCACCGCGATCCCACCCAGGACGAGCTGTGCGACGCCTGCCAGCAGGACGACGATGGCGCTGATGCGCACCACCAGCGACGAGGTGCGCAGCGCGCGCAGTCCGTTCTCGAGATTCATGCGACCCCCCAAAGAAAAACCCCGCGCCGTTCTGCAACGGCGCGGGGTTTCCCGCAATATAGGACTTCGCGATTATCCGCGGGCCGAGGACGGTCCCGTTCCGGTGACCTTCTGCATGGCGGTCAGGATTGCACCCGACTGCTCGCTGCCCGACTGGGGTGCCTTGAGGTTCGAGAACTCGCTGATCTTGTCCCAGTTGGCGGCAAAACCTTCAACCGTACGCTCGCCTTCGGGCAGCCAGACGGCGTCGTTCATGACGGTCCAGGCCGAGTGATAGCCGCCGGCACCTGCGCCGACGATGGCATTGGTCGGCGCGTCCTCGCTGACGAGGAAGAGCGCGGCCGGAACGACGTTCACCGGGTCGAAGAGCTTGAAGGCTTCTTCGGGGAAGAGGTCTTCGGTCATGCGCGTGCCGGCGACCGGCGACAGCGTGTTGACGCGGACATTGTACTTCGCGCCTTCGAGAGCCAGCGTCTTGGTCAGGCCGGCAAGGCCGAGCTTCGC from Qipengyuania gaetbuli includes these protein-coding regions:
- a CDS encoding DUF4328 domain-containing protein; amino-acid sequence: MNLENGLRALRTSSLVVRISAIVVLLAGVAQLVLGGIAVKQEYERIAEIEELSRQNTYYGYQLQQRAIDQQYNRSSSAFFIQGRFMPSEDSMKPDAPGLISLIVLLLSGLVFVGAALFWVFRANSNLAQVGIKSKYSPALATAAYLIPVANLSLPFESMRELHNRSHGEEEDFAHSPVEDVTAWWTAMMVGMLIFSAMIVKFALDVGTNLVIMTPIWMEFTIIAFALVLLLGSAWLFGRLTRSITAAQAEYLPQVDTSALADAAPARPTVTIIGT
- a CDS encoding DUF2794 domain-containing protein, with protein sequence MNFLGDKVVAFPGRKPLQVGFTREELTRILDLYGRMVAAGQWRDYAMDFNRDMASFAAFRRTAERPQARIEKRPALRAKQGMWTLYGEHGQILKRGHELAGVMAPVERRLMKAVDD